Part of the Clostridiales bacterium genome is shown below.
TTTATGGATGCCGGTGCCGATTATGTTTTAACTATTGAAACCAAAGGGATACCGATTGCGCTGATGGCTGCGAGAGCCCTCAATATACCTCTTGTAATAGTAAGAAGGGATAGCAAGGTGACCGAAGGTTCAACCGTAAGCATAAATTATGTTTCAGGCTCGTCTAAGAGGATACAGACTATGTCTCTATCAAGAAGGGCAATAATGAAAGGGACAAAAAGTATATTTATAGATGATTTTATGAAAGCTGGCGGGACTGCAAGCGGGATAATAGAGCTTATGAACGAGTTCGAGAATGAAGTCGTCGGCATAGGGGTGCTTATTGAAACGAAGGAGCCAGAGAAGAAATTAGTCCAAAATTGTATTTCACTTTTGACATTGGACAGCGTTGATGAAGAAAATGGAACAATATCTATCAATCCGTC
Proteins encoded:
- the purR gene encoding pur operon repressor → MDKFRRNERIGAIVKILSDNPNRIFTLGYFTDMFNAAKSTLSEDMVIVKKIMERFSFGVVETIPGAAGGAKFIPEVDDKQAKIFIKDICTKLMSPDRIIPGGFIYMTDIIYLPEYASKIGEILSTKFMDAGADYVLTIETKGIPIALMAARALNIPLVIVRRDSKVTEGSTVSINYVSGSSKRIQTMSLSRRAIMKGTKSIFIDDFMKAGGTASGIIELMNEFENEVVGIGVLIETKEPEKKLVQNCISLLTLDSVDEENGTISINPSRLFI